From the genome of Flavobacterium luteolum, one region includes:
- a CDS encoding sodium-translocating pyrophosphatase, with protein sequence MNAFMIYLPIIMAVLGLLFMGIKRTWVLKQDAGDGKMKEISDYIYEGALAFLKAEYKLLTIFVIIASLALAGITFIPGVKTHLLIVIAFIFGAFFSALAGNMGMKIATKTNVRTTQAARTSLPQALKVSFGGGTVMGLGVAGLAVLGLTSFFIIFFHLFSGGVWKDTDTMTVVLETLAGFSLGAESIALFARVGGGIYTKAADVGADLVGKVEAGIPEDDPRNPATIADNVGDNVGDVAGMGADLFGSYVATVLAAMVLGNYVIKDMGGSINDAFGGIGPILLPMAIAGFGILFSIIGTTLVKISDDNAKEAQVQKALNIGNWVSIVLTAVACFFLVQHMLPETMQMTFFGEGSKAISSMRVFYATLVGLVVGGAISSVTEYYTGLGTKPVMAIVQKSSTGAGTNVIAGLATGMISTFPTVLLFAVAIWISYALAGFYGVALAASAMMATTAMQLAIDAFGPISDNAGGIAEMSELPKEVRTRTDILDSVGNTTAATGKGFAIASAALTSLALFAAYVTFTGIDGINIFKAPVLAMLFVGGMIPVVFSALAMNSVGKAAMDMVYEVRRQFKEIPGIMEGTGKPEYGKCVEISTKAALREMMLPGILTIGFPILIVLLGKLVYSDNNQLIAEMLGGYMAGVTVSGVLWAVFQNNAGGAWDNAKKSFEAGVMINGEMTYKGSDAHKAAVTGDTVGDPFKDTSGPSMNILIKLTCLIGLVIAPILGEGHAPSDIAGKASCCAKTEMHAGMSKCGDMSGMTKEECIKMCKEKGCSEEETAKCLAHFDKTGKYQKTDCFDTSKYEKQSVRVEVKNINGKTTGTVTKTVDGKTTTEVFEGTEEEVLAKVEAAK encoded by the coding sequence ATGAATGCATTTATGATTTACCTGCCAATTATAATGGCAGTTTTAGGATTACTTTTCATGGGAATAAAAAGGACTTGGGTTTTAAAACAAGACGCTGGAGACGGTAAGATGAAAGAGATTTCAGATTACATCTACGAAGGGGCCTTAGCCTTTCTAAAAGCCGAATATAAACTATTAACCATCTTTGTAATTATTGCCAGTTTAGCTTTGGCAGGAATTACTTTTATTCCAGGAGTAAAGACACATTTATTAATCGTAATAGCATTTATTTTTGGTGCATTCTTTTCTGCTTTAGCAGGAAATATGGGAATGAAAATCGCAACAAAAACAAACGTTAGAACTACACAGGCGGCTCGTACAAGTTTACCGCAAGCTCTAAAAGTTTCTTTTGGCGGTGGAACTGTAATGGGATTAGGCGTTGCCGGATTAGCCGTTTTAGGGTTAACATCATTTTTTATAATTTTCTTTCATTTATTCTCTGGCGGAGTTTGGAAAGATACCGATACAATGACAGTTGTTTTAGAGACATTAGCGGGATTTTCACTTGGTGCAGAATCAATCGCTTTGTTTGCTAGAGTTGGAGGTGGAATCTACACAAAAGCAGCCGATGTTGGAGCTGATTTAGTTGGTAAAGTTGAAGCTGGAATTCCAGAAGATGATCCACGTAATCCTGCTACAATTGCAGATAACGTAGGAGATAACGTAGGAGACGTTGCAGGTATGGGTGCCGATTTATTTGGTTCTTATGTAGCAACTGTGTTGGCTGCGATGGTTCTTGGAAACTATGTAATAAAAGATATGGGGGGAAGTATCAATGACGCTTTTGGCGGAATTGGACCAATTTTACTTCCAATGGCAATTGCCGGATTTGGAATCTTATTTTCTATCATCGGAACAACTTTAGTAAAAATATCAGATGACAATGCTAAAGAAGCACAAGTGCAGAAAGCATTAAATATAGGGAACTGGGTTTCTATTGTTTTAACAGCTGTGGCTTGTTTCTTCTTAGTACAGCACATGCTTCCAGAAACAATGCAAATGACTTTCTTTGGAGAAGGTTCTAAAGCGATTTCATCAATGCGTGTTTTCTATGCTACATTGGTCGGATTAGTTGTAGGTGGTGCTATTTCATCAGTAACAGAATATTACACAGGATTAGGAACAAAACCAGTTATGGCAATTGTTCAAAAATCATCTACAGGAGCGGGAACAAACGTAATTGCAGGTTTGGCAACCGGAATGATTTCCACTTTTCCAACCGTATTATTGTTCGCGGTTGCAATTTGGATTTCGTATGCTTTAGCAGGATTTTATGGAGTAGCTTTAGCAGCTTCTGCAATGATGGCTACAACAGCAATGCAATTGGCAATTGACGCTTTTGGACCTATCTCTGATAACGCTGGTGGAATCGCCGAAATGAGCGAATTGCCAAAAGAAGTTCGTACTAGAACTGATATTTTAGATTCAGTTGGAAATACAACTGCTGCAACTGGAAAAGGATTTGCAATTGCTTCTGCAGCCTTAACTTCATTGGCTTTATTTGCTGCGTATGTAACTTTTACAGGAATCGACGGAATTAATATTTTTAAAGCGCCAGTTTTAGCGATGTTATTTGTCGGCGGAATGATTCCGGTAGTTTTCTCTGCTTTGGCAATGAATTCTGTTGGAAAAGCAGCAATGGATATGGTATACGAAGTTCGTCGTCAGTTCAAAGAAATTCCTGGAATTATGGAAGGAACAGGAAAACCAGAATACGGAAAATGTGTTGAGATCTCTACAAAAGCTGCCTTAAGAGAAATGATGCTTCCAGGGATTTTAACGATTGGTTTTCCAATTTTAATTGTTCTTTTAGGAAAACTAGTTTACTCAGACAACAATCAGTTAATTGCTGAAATGTTAGGTGGATATATGGCAGGAGTTACTGTTTCTGGAGTTCTTTGGGCAGTTTTTCAAAACAATGCTGGAGGTGCTTGGGATAATGCTAAGAAATCTTTTGAGGCAGGAGTTATGATCAATGGAGAAATGACTTATAAAGGTTCTGATGCGCACAAAGCAGCAGTTACTGGAGATACAGTTGGAGATCCGTTTAAAGATACTTCTGGACCATCAATGAATATTTTAATCAAATTAACTTGCTTGATTGGATTGGTAATCGCGCCAATTTTAGGAGAAGGTCACGCGCCATCAGACATTGCAGGAAAAGCTTCTTGCTGTGCTAAAACAGAAATGCATGCAGGAATGTCTAAATGTGGCGATATGTCTGGAATGACAAAAGAAGAATGTATTAAAATGTGTAAAGAAAAAGGTTGTTCTGAGGAAGAAACGGCAAAATGTTTAGCGCACTTTGATAAAACTGGAAAATATCAAAAAACAGATTGTTTTGATACTAGCAAATATGAGAAACAATCGGTTCGTGTTGAAGTAAAAAATATAAACGGTAAAACCACTGGAACTGTTACTAAAACAGTAGATGGAAAAACAACAACCGAAGTTTTTGAAGGAACTGAAGAAGAAGTTCTGGCAAAAGTTGAAGCTGCGAAATAA
- a CDS encoding deoxynucleoside kinase — protein MHIAIAGNIGAGKTTLTKLLAKHFKWEPHYEDVVDNPYLDDFYHQMERWSFNLQIYFLNSRFRQVQQIRESGKKIIQDRTIYEDAHIFAPNLYAMGLMTSRDFENYTSLFELMESLVKAPDLLIYLRSSIPNLVGQIHKRGREYENSISIDYLSRLNERYEAWIQTYTKGKLLIIDVDNINFVDNPEDLGDIINRIDAELNGLF, from the coding sequence ATGCACATAGCAATAGCAGGAAACATAGGCGCAGGAAAGACTACTCTGACCAAATTATTGGCAAAACATTTCAAATGGGAACCTCATTATGAAGATGTAGTCGACAATCCGTATCTGGATGATTTTTACCATCAGATGGAACGTTGGTCATTTAATCTTCAGATTTATTTCCTTAATAGCCGTTTTCGTCAAGTGCAGCAAATTCGCGAAAGCGGAAAAAAGATTATTCAGGACAGAACGATTTACGAAGATGCACATATTTTTGCTCCCAACTTATACGCAATGGGATTAATGACAAGTCGTGATTTTGAAAATTACACATCTTTGTTCGAATTGATGGAATCTTTGGTTAAAGCTCCCGATTTGTTGATTTATTTGAGAAGTTCAATTCCTAATCTTGTTGGTCAAATCCACAAACGCGGACGCGAGTATGAAAATTCTATTTCTATAGATTATTTGAGCCGTTTGAACGAAAGATACGAAGCTTGGATTCAGACTTACACAAAAGGAAAGTTACTAATTATCGATGTTGACAATATTAATTTTGTTGATAATCCTGAAGATTTAGGAGACATCATTAATAGAATTGATGCAGAATTGAACGGATTGTTCTAA
- a CDS encoding GLPGLI family protein, whose protein sequence is MKKIFFYAIVMLVSTQIQAQKDFQGMAVYESKTQTPKFEGMRGNRDITPEMQKNMEERMKKMLEKTFILNFDKAASIYKEEEKLETPGQQGGFRMMFGSLTGGGGTFYKDVKAKTYTVDKEFMGKEFLVVDSLPKLNWKLEQETKQIGGYNCYKATAVKQASKTDFRNFRPKNNGEKKEEVKKTSDGTKTNFADNFEIPKEIVVTAWYTTEIPINQGPENYWGLPGLILEINDGTTTILCSKIVLNSKDKVEIKPSKKGKVISQKEYDETVIKKMEEFREMNRGRAGGPPPPMGR, encoded by the coding sequence ATGAAAAAGATATTTTTTTATGCGATTGTAATGCTTGTTTCTACTCAAATTCAGGCGCAAAAAGATTTTCAGGGAATGGCCGTTTACGAGTCAAAAACACAAACGCCAAAGTTTGAAGGAATGCGTGGAAATAGAGATATTACGCCAGAAATGCAGAAAAACATGGAGGAACGTATGAAAAAAATGCTCGAAAAAACATTCATTTTGAATTTCGATAAAGCAGCATCAATTTACAAAGAAGAAGAAAAACTAGAAACACCAGGCCAGCAAGGTGGTTTTCGCATGATGTTTGGCTCGCTTACAGGCGGAGGAGGCACATTTTATAAAGATGTAAAAGCAAAAACGTATACTGTTGATAAAGAATTTATGGGCAAAGAATTTCTTGTTGTCGATTCGCTGCCAAAGCTAAACTGGAAATTAGAACAAGAAACCAAACAAATTGGCGGGTACAATTGTTATAAGGCGACAGCAGTAAAACAAGCAAGTAAAACCGATTTTAGAAACTTTAGGCCTAAAAACAACGGCGAAAAGAAAGAAGAAGTTAAAAAGACTTCGGACGGTACGAAAACCAATTTTGCCGATAATTTTGAAATACCAAAAGAAATTGTCGTAACAGCTTGGTATACAACAGAAATTCCAATAAATCAAGGGCCAGAAAACTATTGGGGACTTCCAGGATTAATCTTGGAAATCAATGATGGAACTACGACAATTTTATGTTCAAAAATTGTTTTGAACTCAAAAGATAAAGTAGAAATTAAACCTTCTAAAAAAGGAAAAGTAATTTCTCAGAAAGAATATGATGAAACGGTAATAAAAAAAATGGAAGAATTTAGAGAGATGAATCGTGGCAGAGCTGGCGGACCACCACCTCCAATGGGAAGGTAA
- a CDS encoding carboxypeptidase-like regulatory domain-containing protein, with amino-acid sequence MNKILFVFALLFTSISFSQSIRFDGLIQDEKKNPLEMANIMAINNGTKAMDSYGITNDKGKFQLTLKPNTAYTIKVSYLGMKSKEIAVSTKTENMSQNIVLDGAGIELEGVEIVREMPVSIKGDTIVYNADSFKSGTEKKLEDVLKKLPGVEVNADGEIEVEGKKVSKLMVEGKDFFDGDTKLGVKNIPADAIDKVQVLRNYNEVSALKGLENDQDNVAMNIKLKEGKKNFWFGDVTAGIGVAELDSRYIINPKLFYYSPKYSINLITNFNNIGELPLTAQDYFKFTGGFKNMMKKGGSNFNVSSNDLGISLLRNNRAKEIETKFGATNFAYSVNKAWNLSGFGILSTSKTDLETKSQTTILDSGDQQKRDEMTHQKNNLGLFKLSSTYKPNDKFQFDYDILTKLSKQNEDTDLLRESIVSDVSAVETILTQKKQDPTSINQNLSLYYTQSSKNIFAFEMQHLYQDENPFYNANLRTQPFDLSGYISGQNRNDLNQDRFVKTNKIDAKLDYYYMVTPKSNINVTFGNTYSYQNFNSHIFQMLDNGDRNDLNDTENNNDVDYRFNDAFLGFHYKILTGKFTFTPGVSLHTYQMTNGQLGSDYSQNFVKVLPDFFALYQIKKSETLTYNFSLTNDFTDINQLAAGYVLSDYSSLFRGNRFLENATSQVHSLRYFKYNMFNFENIFANATYTKKVDAIKTKADFDGINQSSVPYNSNLADETFSGMGTYGRSFLKNYKASASASLNWSKFNNIQNEKLATTESFVQSYTVKASTNYKKLPNIEFGYNLLVNKYSGSTFYTDKPFARLDYYFLDSFSFVSEYEFYHYYNGNKTVDNEYDFLNASLIYQKKNSKWEYKVSATNLLNTKYLNDDSFSQFSTRVSQYTVQPRYIIFSMKYNL; translated from the coding sequence ATGAATAAGATCCTTTTTGTATTCGCCTTGCTTTTTACTTCTATTTCCTTTTCGCAAAGTATCCGTTTTGATGGTTTGATTCAGGATGAAAAAAAGAACCCGTTAGAAATGGCCAATATTATGGCTATTAATAATGGCACAAAAGCAATGGATTCTTACGGAATAACCAATGATAAAGGAAAGTTTCAGCTGACGTTAAAACCAAATACGGCTTATACTATAAAAGTGAGTTATTTGGGAATGAAATCTAAAGAAATTGCAGTATCGACTAAAACTGAAAATATGAGTCAGAATATTGTTTTAGATGGTGCTGGAATAGAATTGGAAGGTGTCGAAATTGTTCGCGAAATGCCCGTTTCCATAAAGGGAGACACAATTGTTTACAATGCAGATTCTTTTAAATCGGGAACAGAAAAAAAGCTTGAAGATGTCTTAAAGAAGCTGCCAGGAGTTGAGGTAAATGCTGACGGAGAAATTGAAGTAGAAGGAAAAAAAGTCAGCAAATTGATGGTGGAAGGAAAAGATTTTTTTGACGGAGATACCAAATTAGGCGTTAAAAATATTCCAGCCGATGCTATCGATAAGGTTCAGGTTTTAAGAAATTACAATGAAGTAAGCGCACTTAAAGGTCTAGAAAACGATCAAGATAATGTGGCGATGAATATCAAATTAAAAGAAGGAAAAAAGAACTTTTGGTTTGGAGATGTTACCGCAGGAATTGGCGTCGCAGAATTGGATAGTCGCTATATTATTAATCCGAAACTATTTTATTACAGTCCAAAATACAGTATTAATTTAATCACCAATTTTAATAATATTGGAGAATTACCACTTACTGCACAAGATTATTTTAAGTTCACGGGCGGATTTAAAAATATGATGAAAAAAGGCGGAAGCAATTTTAATGTTTCTTCAAATGATTTAGGAATTTCACTGCTTCGAAATAATCGCGCTAAAGAAATCGAAACCAAATTTGGGGCAACAAACTTCGCTTATTCTGTAAATAAAGCTTGGAACTTAAGTGGTTTCGGAATTCTTTCAACTTCAAAAACAGATTTAGAGACTAAATCTCAAACTACGATTTTGGATTCTGGAGATCAGCAGAAACGCGATGAAATGACGCATCAAAAGAATAATTTGGGACTTTTTAAATTAAGTTCAACTTACAAACCAAATGATAAATTTCAGTTTGATTATGATATCTTAACCAAATTATCAAAACAGAATGAAGATACAGATTTGCTTCGTGAATCTATTGTTAGTGATGTTTCTGCGGTAGAAACTATTTTAACTCAAAAAAAGCAAGATCCAACTTCTATAAATCAGAATCTAAGTTTATATTATACACAGAGCAGTAAAAATATTTTTGCTTTTGAAATGCAGCATCTATATCAAGATGAAAATCCGTTTTATAATGCCAATTTAAGAACACAGCCGTTTGATTTATCGGGTTATATTTCAGGACAAAATCGTAATGATTTAAATCAGGATCGTTTTGTAAAAACCAATAAAATCGATGCAAAACTGGATTACTATTATATGGTAACACCAAAAAGCAATATTAATGTTACTTTTGGAAATACCTATTCGTATCAGAATTTCAATTCTCACATTTTCCAAATGCTAGATAATGGGGATCGAAATGATCTTAATGATACGGAAAACAATAATGATGTAGATTATAGATTTAATGATGCCTTTTTAGGTTTTCATTATAAAATTCTAACAGGAAAATTTACGTTTACGCCAGGAGTAAGCCTTCATACGTATCAAATGACAAATGGGCAATTGGGGAGCGATTATTCTCAGAATTTTGTAAAGGTGCTTCCAGATTTCTTTGCTTTATATCAAATCAAAAAATCAGAAACTTTGACTTATAATTTCTCTCTGACTAATGATTTTACCGATATCAATCAGCTGGCAGCGGGTTATGTTTTGTCAGATTACAGTAGTTTATTCCGCGGAAACCGTTTTTTAGAAAATGCTACTTCACAAGTGCATTCGTTGCGCTACTTTAAGTATAATATGTTCAATTTTGAGAATATATTTGCCAACGCAACATACACGAAAAAGGTAGACGCCATTAAAACAAAAGCCGATTTTGACGGAATTAATCAGTCTTCGGTTCCTTATAATTCCAATTTGGCAGACGAAACTTTTTCGGGAATGGGAACTTATGGACGTTCTTTCTTGAAAAACTACAAAGCATCAGCAAGTGCAAGTCTTAATTGGTCAAAATTCAACAACATTCAAAACGAAAAATTAGCAACTACAGAGAGTTTTGTGCAAAGCTATACGGTTAAAGCTTCAACAAATTATAAAAAACTGCCTAATATAGAGTTTGGCTATAATCTCTTGGTTAACAAGTATAGCGGCTCTACTTTTTATACCGATAAACCATTTGCAAGATTAGACTATTATTTCTTAGACAGTTTTTCTTTTGTTTCAGAGTACGAATTCTATCATTATTATAATGGAAACAAAACAGTAGACAACGAATATGATTTTTTGAACGCCAGTTTAATTTATCAAAAAAAGAACAGTAAATGGGAATATAAAGTCTCGGCAACCAATTTGTTAAATACTAAATATCTTAACGATGACAGTTTTTCGCAATTCTCTACAAGAGTTTCCCAGTACACCGTACAGCCTCGTTACATTATATTTTCGATGAAATATAATTTGTAG
- the metK gene encoding methionine adenosyltransferase: MAYLFTSESVSEGHPDKVADQISDALIDNFLAFDADSKVACETLVTTGQVILAGEVKSNTYLDVQQIAREVIRKIGYTKSEYMFEANSCGILSAIHEQSADINQGVDRAKPEEQGAGDQGMMFGYATNETENYMPLALDLSHKLLQELAILRRENAAITYLRPDAKSQVTLEYSDDNKPTRIDAIVISTQHDDFDEEAAMLAKIKKDIIEILIPRIIAKNPEHAHLFNDKINYHINPTGKFVIGGPHGDTGLTGRKIIVDTYGGKGAHGGGAFSGKDPSKVDRSAAYATRHIAKNLVAAGVADEILVQVSYAIGVAEPMGIFIETYGTSKVNLTNGEIAKKVEAIFDMRPYFIEQRLKLRNPIYSETAAYGHMGRKPETVTKTFSAPGGQEKTVTVELFTWEKLDFVDQVKAAFGL, encoded by the coding sequence ATGGCTTATTTATTTACGTCAGAATCTGTTAGTGAAGGGCATCCAGACAAAGTTGCAGATCAAATTTCGGATGCATTAATTGACAACTTTTTGGCATTTGACGCTGACTCAAAAGTAGCTTGCGAAACTTTAGTTACAACTGGTCAGGTTATTTTAGCAGGTGAAGTAAAATCGAATACTTATCTTGATGTTCAGCAAATTGCACGTGAGGTAATCCGTAAAATTGGATATACTAAAAGTGAATATATGTTTGAAGCAAATTCTTGTGGAATTTTATCAGCTATTCACGAGCAGTCTGCAGACATTAATCAAGGTGTTGACAGAGCTAAGCCAGAAGAACAAGGTGCAGGTGACCAAGGAATGATGTTTGGTTACGCTACAAACGAAACTGAAAACTACATGCCATTGGCATTAGATTTATCTCATAAATTATTGCAAGAATTAGCTATTTTAAGACGTGAGAACGCAGCAATCACGTATTTACGTCCAGATGCTAAATCTCAAGTTACTTTAGAATATAGCGACGATAACAAACCAACTCGTATTGATGCGATTGTTATCTCAACTCAGCATGATGATTTTGATGAAGAAGCTGCAATGTTGGCTAAAATCAAAAAAGATATTATCGAAATCTTGATTCCAAGAATTATCGCTAAAAACCCAGAGCACGCTCATTTATTCAACGATAAAATCAACTACCATATTAACCCAACAGGAAAATTCGTTATTGGAGGACCTCACGGAGATACTGGTTTAACAGGAAGAAAAATTATCGTGGATACTTACGGTGGAAAAGGTGCTCACGGTGGTGGTGCATTCTCTGGAAAAGATCCAAGTAAAGTAGACAGAAGTGCTGCTTATGCCACACGTCATATCGCTAAAAACTTAGTTGCTGCCGGTGTTGCTGACGAAATCTTAGTTCAAGTTTCTTACGCAATTGGAGTTGCTGAGCCAATGGGAATCTTCATTGAAACTTACGGAACTTCTAAAGTAAACTTAACTAACGGTGAAATCGCTAAAAAAGTAGAAGCTATCTTTGATATGCGTCCTTACTTTATTGAGCAAAGATTAAAATTAAGAAACCCAATTTATAGCGAAACTGCTGCTTACGGACACATGGGACGTAAACCAGAAACGGTTACTAAAACTTTCTCTGCTCCAGGAGGACAAGAAAAAACAGTTACTGTTGAGTTGTTTACATGGGAAAAACTTGATTTTGTTGACCAAGTAAAAGCTGCATTTGGATTGTAA
- a CDS encoding TonB-dependent receptor plug domain-containing protein — MKKNVLIVLGLVTFSGLYAQDNKKEQDSLKNNELSEVTIIGSRSKNRVKTDVPVPVDVFNVSEITKGAPQTSVTQILNYVAPSFTSNPTSTADATDHVDPAQLRGLGPDQVLILVNGKRRHTSALVNINGSPGRGSVGTDLNAIPSFAIERIEVLRDGAAAQYGSDAIAGVINIVLKKNANYLTGGIQYGANLSSGSNNFEGGADGQTAQIDLNYGTSLGKPGSFLNITGTAVTRQATSRAGIRSNAIFNAYNAVENRAAQDGVEINSLFSNINTTTNSAQILSSLKQYAPQVSYFTTAQQNAIASASTIAQMQTALNFDVTNNELAYRGQQRSDYNMSVGQSELASGQAYYNAKYPLTEITSLYSFGGISYRSGKSYAFNRLPNGSGTFTQVYQNGFLPEIESKILDASAAVGVTTELFGFDTDLSTTLGTNSFNYDVNNSINATLGTNSPFSFDAGKVSFLQSTTNLDFSKKLDVLSGLNVAFGGEFRYENYEIKAGEEASYGLYDVNGNLVSGILPSNSPLIVTDFFGNKRGAGAQGFSGFQPSDAKEKNRKSGAAYIDLELNATEKWLINGAARYENYSDFGNTVTFKLASLLKLNDNINWRISGQTGFRAPSLQQRYFESSSTQFINGSPYQVGYFTNDSQAAKSIGIESLKPEKSKSISTGFTFKIPEANITIATDAYFTRINDRIVLSGQYSRPTDAQIAAATSPEQAEALTLFQQAFDLKGVERASFWTNGIDSETKGIDLVISQKYDVIQDFTIRNDFALSFNETKRVGDLHIPQSIVNAGGEPYIYSFFPESSRVYLEEAIPKLKANFMTTFNIKKLDIYLRNSYFGKVTDPGATDVNLDGFSSVYEHPEYSAKLVTDLSLGYQINEHLRATIGVNNIGDVYPDRNNPATPAFTNTTPTLSPAPSTDLTNANQFAYSRAVSQFGLNGRFGFARLSFKF, encoded by the coding sequence ATGAAGAAAAATGTACTAATCGTTTTAGGTCTTGTGACTTTTTCAGGACTTTATGCTCAAGACAATAAAAAAGAGCAGGATAGTTTAAAAAACAACGAACTGTCTGAAGTTACTATTATTGGATCAAGAAGTAAAAACAGAGTTAAAACAGATGTGCCTGTTCCAGTTGATGTTTTCAATGTGTCAGAAATAACAAAAGGAGCACCTCAAACCAGTGTAACTCAAATTTTAAATTATGTTGCTCCTTCGTTTACGAGTAACCCAACATCTACGGCAGATGCAACAGACCACGTCGACCCTGCGCAATTAAGAGGATTAGGACCAGATCAGGTTCTGATTTTAGTAAACGGAAAAAGAAGACATACAAGTGCTTTGGTAAACATTAACGGATCGCCAGGAAGAGGATCTGTTGGAACAGACCTAAATGCCATTCCGTCTTTTGCCATAGAAAGAATAGAAGTTTTAAGAGATGGAGCTGCCGCACAATACGGTTCTGATGCGATTGCGGGAGTTATTAATATTGTTCTAAAGAAAAACGCTAATTATCTAACAGGAGGAATTCAATATGGAGCAAATTTATCTTCGGGGTCAAATAATTTTGAAGGAGGAGCAGACGGACAAACTGCCCAAATCGATTTAAATTACGGAACTTCATTGGGCAAACCTGGAAGTTTCTTAAATATCACAGGAACTGCGGTAACGAGACAAGCAACAAGCAGAGCAGGAATTAGAAGCAATGCTATTTTTAATGCTTACAATGCAGTAGAAAATAGAGCGGCACAAGATGGTGTAGAAATTAACTCTTTGTTTAGCAACATTAATACGACTACAAATTCAGCTCAGATTTTGTCTTCTTTAAAACAATATGCGCCGCAAGTAAGTTATTTTACAACAGCACAGCAAAACGCCATAGCATCAGCTTCAACAATTGCGCAGATGCAGACCGCTTTAAATTTTGATGTTACTAATAATGAATTGGCTTATAGAGGACAGCAGAGAAGTGATTATAATATGAGTGTTGGTCAGTCAGAATTGGCTTCTGGACAAGCATATTACAATGCAAAATATCCATTAACAGAAATAACTTCTTTGTATTCTTTTGGTGGAATATCGTACAGAAGCGGAAAATCGTATGCATTTAATAGATTGCCAAATGGTTCTGGAACTTTCACGCAAGTGTATCAAAACGGATTCTTGCCAGAAATTGAATCAAAAATTTTAGATGCTTCTGCAGCAGTTGGTGTAACTACAGAATTGTTCGGATTTGATACCGATTTGAGTACCACTTTAGGAACAAACTCTTTTAATTATGATGTAAATAATTCCATCAATGCAACTTTAGGAACAAATTCTCCTTTTAGTTTTGATGCAGGAAAAGTTTCGTTTTTACAAAGCACAACTAATTTGGATTTTAGTAAAAAACTAGATGTTCTTTCTGGACTGAATGTTGCTTTTGGAGGTGAATTCAGATATGAAAACTACGAAATTAAAGCAGGAGAAGAAGCTTCTTACGGATTGTATGATGTAAACGGAAATTTAGTTTCAGGAATTCTGCCAAGCAATTCACCATTGATTGTAACTGACTTCTTTGGAAACAAACGTGGAGCAGGAGCTCAAGGATTTTCAGGATTTCAGCCTTCGGATGCTAAAGAAAAAAACAGAAAAAGTGGCGCCGCTTACATAGATTTAGAATTGAATGCCACTGAGAAATGGCTCATAAATGGAGCTGCACGTTATGAAAACTATTCAGATTTTGGAAATACGGTTACGTTTAAACTGGCTTCTCTTTTAAAATTAAATGATAATATCAATTGGAGAATTTCTGGACAGACTGGTTTTAGAGCGCCTTCTTTACAGCAAAGATATTTTGAGTCAAGTTCTACTCAATTTATAAACGGTTCTCCATATCAAGTTGGTTATTTTACAAACGATTCGCAAGCAGCAAAAAGCATTGGAATTGAAAGTTTAAAACCAGAAAAATCAAAAAGCATCAGTACAGGATTTACATTTAAAATTCCTGAAGCTAACATAACCATTGCTACTGATGCTTATTTTACAAGAATCAATGACAGAATTGTACTGTCTGGACAATATTCTAGACCAACAGATGCGCAGATTGCAGCGGCAACTTCGCCAGAACAGGCAGAGGCGTTGACTTTATTTCAGCAGGCATTTGATTTGAAAGGTGTAGAAAGAGCTTCATTCTGGACAAACGGAATCGATTCTGAAACAAAAGGTATTGATTTGGTAATTTCTCAGAAATATGATGTAATTCAGGATTTCACAATTAGAAACGATTTTGCATTAAGTTTCAACGAAACCAAAAGAGTAGGAGATCTGCATATTCCGCAGTCTATCGTTAATGCTGGAGGAGAACCTTACATCTATTCTTTCTTTCCAGAATCAAGCCGAGTATATTTGGAAGAAGCGATTCCAAAATTGAAAGCCAATTTCATGACTACTTTCAATATTAAAAAACTGGATATTTATTTAAGAAATAGCTATTTCGGAAAAGTTACAGACCCAGGAGCAACAGATGTGAATTTAGACGGATTTTCTTCTGTGTATGAACACCCGGAATACAGCGCAAAATTGGTTACCGATTTATCTTTAGGATATCAGATCAACGAGCATTTGAGAGCAACAATTGGGGTTAATAATATAGGAGATGTTTATCCAGACCGAAATAATCCTGCAACTCCAGCCTTTACAAACACAACGCCAACTTTGTCGCCTGCACCAAGTACAGATTTGACAAATGCGAATCAGTTTGCGTATTCAAGAGCAGTTTCTCAATTCGGATTAAACGGAAGATTTGGTTTTGCCCGTTTGAGCTTTAAATTTTAA